GCCATGAAAGGAGGCGGAGGAAGAGTTGGCGTCGGAGAAGACCATGACATCTCAGACGGAATGCAGTGCACCGACCACCCTTTCCGAAACAACCCAGGTGCCATCTGTGCCTTCTGCCTTCAGGAGAAGCTCGGCAAGCTTGTTTCCTCTTCCTTCCCTCTCCCCATTCACgctccttcttcctcttcctcctctccttcttTCAGATCCGACCGACcaccctcctcctccaccaCTCGCCCTTCCCTCCCTCCCACCGCCACCTCACCACCCGCcccctcctcttcctcctcctcctcttccctCCCCCACTCCCACTACCACCACTACTACGCCCGCAGAACCCGCCTCCCTTTTCTCTTGTccaagaacaagaagaagaagccCTCGCCCAATGCATCCTCCCACCTCGTTCTCAAGCGCAGCAAGTCCACTGCCACGCCCCGAACAAACCACTCCTTCCTCGACGCTGACCACGACCAGGATTTCAGTCCCAGGAAGAGACACGGCTTCTGGTCCTTTCTCTACctctcttccaaatcatccaaGAAACTCAACTCCAAGAGCTTCAGGGAcaccaacaccaacaccaaCGTCAACGTCAACCACCCGCCCAGGATCTCTGCCATTAACTCCGCACCGGGAACTACTTCTGTCAAGCCCAAGGAAAACACTTCCTCTGCTTCTTCTCTCAGGACTGACATTGTTGTTCAACAGGACACCAATAACAGCAGTAACAGTCCCACTGCTCATGCCACTTCTTCTATGGAGCGTAAGGTATCGAGATCCAGATCTGTTGGCTGTGGCAGCAGAAGCTTCTCTGGGGACTTCTTCGAGAGGATTTCTACCGGGTTCGGAGATTGCACTCTCCGGAGGGTGGAGTCTCAGCGTGAAGGCAAGACAAAGGTGGGCGGTGGTGGCGGTGGCGCCGTGAGCCGTGGCGGcgatcaccaccaccaccattgcATGAAGGAGAGAGTGCGGTGCGGAGGATTGTTTAGTGGGTTCATGATGACTTCGTCTTCTTCGTCGTCTTCTTCGTCGTCTTATTGGGTGTCTTCTTCTGCTGAGGAGGGCGCAAATGGGAAATCAGCGAGTGTGGCCCTATCTCATAACAGGGGTAGGAGTTGGGGTTGGGCTTTTGCGAGTCCCATGAGAGCTTTCGGCGGCAAACCCTCTTCTAAAGAGAGTAATAGAAGAGATATCATTAGAGATGCCAATGACAATAAGAATGCTACGCCAAACTTATCGGCCATACCCTCCTTGCTCGCCGTCAGAAGCTGAGAACAGAGAAGgggcaaagaagaaaaaaatagtataaattcgGGAGCTTTAACTTGGTTTATTATACACATTATTAGTACGATGTTAATGTTaattactgtctattattactattattacttTGTTTATCTTGTGGATGAgtgttaattttctttcattaccAGCAATCTAATACTATTAaagttccttcttcttcttcttcttcttccgtTTCTTTGGTGTTTGTGAATTGTGGTGAGAAAAAGGCATGGTGGCAGGGAATGGAGTGTGGTCGAGAAGTGGGGAAGAAAATCTCGATGCATTTAATTCTCTGTCATCACGTGGATTGTTTGAACTGCGACAGCACGTTGTAATTTTTGAGGCGTCGTTGTTGTAATTCCACACTTGTGTTACGGCAAAGACGTGTAATTTTTATTTGCGAAAATCACTATTCACATGCATACACATGTTTGAAGGTGGTGGAGGCAGCAGAATACGGGGATATTATGCATAGATAGATTGAAAGTGAGTGTATATTATCTGTGTTGTGCAATTTAATAAGTTgttaaagtaataatttatgattgaaaAAAGTTGTAGTGGTCCAGGGTAGTAGGGGATTGGAATTCAAGtagatgatgttgttgttgttgtagttACAGAGCAAGGTGGCATTTATTCCAAAGTTGTAGTGTGCACCTAATTGGCAGTACTAGTAATTCTTTAACGCATTTGCATAGCTGTGTAGAAAGCCAGTGGTTTATCATGTGCCTAGGAAACTGCATGAAGCAGAAGCATATCATAGCTCTGAATGAAggatttattatatttcatttctgGACACCAAATGgaatatctcttttttttcacataaatcATATAATGTTATGTATATATTCTGTAActttgattttgagtttgaTACGATGATcatgtattataaaaatagGAGAGGGAGAGCAAGTGTTTTTCTTCatcatcctttctctttcaatattccttattcttttcttgttttttcatGATTGACTTATGCTTCTACATGCgtctttctctctttcataCCTTTTTCTCATACTATTTATGCAAATTGCTTCGCCATCtctttcaaaaacattttatgaccaaattttaatttttaaaacgaATAATAACTTGAGGATACGGTTATGAATCCTAATAATGTCTCAACACATTTGGAATCAAAAAGCTTAGAATTCAAAGTcaaatgtattataaaataattcattgtAGATAAAACTTCATATACACCTAATATTTCTAACACCTACGGgctaaaaattatttgtatttattaaaatgtttagaTTATTGTAATGATAAGTAAGATCATGATCTATTAAGTGTTATCATTAAAGAGTGGAAGAATTGTGTATTGACAGATAAGAGTTTGACATAGCTTAAAGTAAACTTTATAAGACTTCAGTCTActttaaagtaaattttgttCCTCAAAAGTTGTTCGTGAGATCTAATAATCAAACCTTTTTTacaaataaggaaaaaaaaatgtaggcTGCAAAAGGCTTCTTCTTGTCGGAGAGGGGAGAAGTAGCTCTCACATATGTAAAAggtttaaaatttgagaaaggaaaagaacaaataaaaataagaagagcTTAATAAATGTCACatgtctttttaaaaaatataaaaaccacattgagaaaaaataaataaataaataaacatttagtCATTACATTTAAGACATAAGGATACTTCTTTATTAACgtttcaacaaaagaaaaaaaaaaaaaaaggagatagAAAATTACATTTATGACTTTTAATCCTTTAGGGGTTCTTGTTAAAAGAGAGTTTATATTAcaacataaaattttcataaactgTATACAATTATTTACCTGTAATTGcacttgaaaattatttttctaatgaaaTTGGATGTTTTAAGGATAGTTATAACTATCCTTATTGAGGTAGAATGAGATAGAAATTTCTTTTATGGAATTCATTtggtattttagaaaattagaaGTTAACATATTAACTCAGAAAATTGTAGtgtgattttttctttaattgtctATGATTAGTGATGTATGGCTGAACTTGATCAATATTTTCCGCTCGAATTTTTATATGTaaggaataattaaaatttagaataagtACGACACAAATTTTATAGAATTAGTTATTAAATGAAGGAAATGatctattaaatatttgtgttatCCCCTTTTTTAGTTATTGATGATTAGTTAAGATTTGTTGGTATTTTTCCctttaagttttgaaataattacgacttaaaatttctttgatacaattttttaagaattaataatgaaaatttactTTTGATTGGTGTTTGCCGAAAAATACAGTGGACataatttacatataatttatttgacatttatttacttttaatttatccAAAATGATCTCATTATTAGTTATTGGAATGAGGTTGTATTATGAGTAATTAGCTATTAGAATTAGGATCGTGTGAgagtaaattttaataaatcacatgaattttttaaattgattttattttgataaaagatgTAATTGTTTGCCTTATTTTTGACTGTGACGgaatataacattatttatgaatgtaattatgattttataattagagTTTCTGTAAAAATGTGATAATGTTGTTAATGAATTAATTAGTAAAGTATGATGATGAaatgttttacaaaattatagaatttcatcattaaaagatagtaaaagatgaaaaattctGATATAGATGAAGAATGAAACGGTTTGAATTGTTTGCCTTGAAATCTCTTGATGGGACTAAGAAAATATGTCGTGAATGCTGTATATTCAAAAtcgaaatgataaaaaaaaggaataaaaattgGACAtgaacataattgaaaatagtATCATTCTTAAGATATAATGATTGAATTTGATGTTGACTTAACAGCAAAtaccaaattataaaaaatgatagttATAAGTATCggtttaattaaattgaaaacaatataataaaaaaaaatatctattaaacTTTAACGTAGAAAGATAAGCAGAAATTAATATAgcacaatattataaaaaccaTATCCCAGTCTTCTTTGTTTAGCTTATTATACGACATAATTTAACTTAAACTGTTGACCATACTTTAACACAAGGTTACCGCCAAGCCAAATCCTACGTGATTTGAAGCAGTTCCTTTTTCAACTCTACTTGTGCTTAAGCAACATCCGTCGGAGCTCCACCGGGTCAATTTCAGGGGTGTGGTTCATGGGCCTGTAGTCACCGGTTACTGGGTCTGGGGCCCAATCGGAATAGGCTTTTGCACCATCTCTTGTCACCGGCTTTTCTTCTGCACCTCCCACGATTCCACTCCTACGCCCAATATTATTACCCAATCCAACTCTTGCCGAAACATCAGACGCAACTGCATAACCTCGCCTACCATAATACGCAGGTCATATAAGAAATTCTAGTACGACAAATAATGATAATTGAaaacattcttaaaaaaaagttgaactAACCGATGAAAAGGAAGAAGGAGACGGAGAGATTTGGCTTGCGAGAGAGAAGGAGACATGTTATATGCTGCTGCGAAAACCCTAATGTTTTTGGAACAGATGAAGCTTTCGCAGCAGCCACCACACCTTTCTTTGATGAGAATATTCTTCTCTCTGTGTGTCTTTGTTTAGGATGTTTGTGTCCTTTTAAAGAAGACAGATATTACAGTGATGGGAATGTGAAAGGAACCAAGTGTAACCATTTGGTAGGAACACCTACTCCAAGATCTTCATGCTCATGACACCTATTGCTTCATGCATGCAATTCTCAAATGCTAATCAATTAAGAAtcttttatactaattttaaacaaaactatatGGAAACCTCCTTTTAACCTAACAAACTGCTAGTCACTATGGATTTTATGAAAAGGGAACTAAACAATAAAACCATGTAGAGTTATGTTTAgtatgatatttaaacaatatattaaattcaagatttatgaattttaaaagtaCATAAATAGAAGAGATCGTAGAAGAATTGACTATAGATAAGTTACATCAACAAAGTTATTGGTAtagtgataaaagaaaataatagaatcgAGAAAAAAAGATTACTTAATcacttctttttaataaatatcaaataggttacttatttaataaaaaataattgaagcaGGTTAATTTCTAAATAACATCACCAAGTTAATTATgtgaatattttattcattctttCCCAACATACCCGCTTCGGACAACAGGTGGGCTTATCATATGATTTACTCTAAAAATTCAACGTAACCATGATAAggatgataattatttaaaataaactcatGCCACCTGTACGATTGTGACATGTTTCTTATTCTGGTACACGCGTTTAGCATCTAATCTAATCTAATCTACTtctatgtattattttaaagtgagggagatatatatattttgattcacTAAGTGCTAAAttcaaagtataataatatagatTAAGGATTGTGGCTAAAGTGATCCCAAATCCCTATTCAATTTGCtgtaaaaatataaaccatatatatgaataatttaaaaaataattatacacatGCAAAAAGTGTAAGAATTTTAATTAAGGAGACGCGAATGcgtacaaataaaataaattaactcgTTGATAGGTATTACTTTTAGTCATAATTAATTCGACTGTGATTTGCTTGTTTTAAAGTctgttaagaataaaataaataaacattgttggtatatttttaataattagtttATCCATGGTTTTGATAACATTATTTAACGACGCATGTTGTATTTGTGATATTCAATGTTCTTAGCTTGGTAATTAAGACAAAGTAgatgaataaaaagaatgaaagaacaCATTGTGCAATATATGAATCAcaaatacaacaaataaaatctACGTTGTTTTCCCTTTGCGGGGctgttgtttatttttctgtcaGATGTACATATATCTCATTGATTTAACAGACACATATCTAATGTAATTTCAAATAAGCTACTGCAACTaaatttggttatatatatgtttattttcagcgatgttttgttttaattaggttttCTACGAATCTATGCTACAGATTTGGCAGCTGTTAGTTTTGAGTCAGCGAACAATCTTTGCCGGAAATCAGATACCATTAGAGGAAGTCCCTCTCGGAGAGACACAGAGGGCTGCCACCCAAGAAGCTCATTCGCTCTGGAGATGTCTGGCTTCCTCTTATGTGGGTCATCTTCTGTATTTGGTCTAAACTCTATCTTTGCATTTGGGTCTATGGTCTCTTGTACCACCTGAGCAAGTTCAAGCATCGTGAATTCACCAGGGTTCCCGAGATTGAAAGGACCAACGTGCTCACCTTCCATCAGCCGCATTAAACCTTCTACCTGCCACAAACACATAATGAATCTTTTTCCTCATTCAGAAAATATGGATATAGAAGCCATGAAAAAAGATTTTTACCAAGTCTGATACGTATTGAAAGCTTCTTGTCTGCTTTCCGTCGCCATAAACAGTCAATGGCTCCTTCCTCAACGCCTGCTCAGATTCAGAGTTATTAGCAAAACGAGAAGGAAAAGCAAATCAATAATGTCCCAAAAAGGAGAAGCAAATACCTGAGCGACAAAGTTACTAACTACACGCCCATCATCAATGCACATTCTCGGTCCATAGGTATTGAAGATTCGAGCAATCCTCACCTACACGTAAGACAACAACTACGTTCAAGCCCTTTATTTCGTTGAACACCTAGCATGCACGAAAAACGAAAACCTGAGATTACGAAGAACCAACCTCGATGCCAGCGCCTCTGTGATAGTCCATTGCCAAAGTCTCTGCAGTGCGCTTTCCTTCGTCGTAACAGCTCCTCACACCTGTCGCAGAAGCATGCAGTGCGATTCAACCATAAATGAAGATACAAAAAGTAACTGACATGTAATGAAAAAGAGATCAAAAAAAGGTAACCGAATGCGATCACAGAAGGTGCAAGATTTGAAAGAGTAACTACTAATTATTGAGATTACCGATGGGATTAACGTTGCCCCAGTAGGTCTCGGCCTGAGGATGCTGAAGAGGATCACCGTACACCTCACTGGTGCTGGTAAGCAAAAACCGTGCACCCACTCTCTTTGCCAACCCCAACATGTTCAACGTTCCAACCACATTAGTCTTGTGCTCCAGAACCACGTAAGAATCAAGGATTCCAATTTCaagcaaaatcaaaatgaagaaacaattacatgaatgaatgaatgaatgaatggaaaagaaaggTAAGAAAATATGGAGGAAGGATATGATGGTCTTGACAGGGTTGAACTTGTAATGAACGGGGGAAGCGGGGCAAGCCAAGTGGTAGATCTGGTCAACCTCGAGGAGGATGGGTTCAACGACGTCGTGGCGAATGAGTTCGAAGTTGGGGTTCCCCATGTGATGCAGCACGTTCTCTTTTCTTCCGGTGAAGAAGTTATCCACCACGATCACGCTGTCGCCTCTTTCCATCAGACGGTCCACCAGGTGGCTTCCGACGAAACCGGCTCCGCCGGTGACCACGATCCGCTTCTGCCTCTTGCCCTTCACACCGATAGGCACCCTTCCCTTCTTCTCGGTGTGGTCTTCCATGAGGACGCGGCGAGTTGGAAGAGCCAAGTT
This genomic stretch from Vigna radiata var. radiata cultivar VC1973A chromosome 7, Vradiata_ver6, whole genome shotgun sequence harbors:
- the LOC106767248 gene encoding UDP-glucuronic acid decarboxylase 2 isoform X2, producing the protein MTSELIHRTQTSQFTHRNSDSPPDSNCPPKSTNRIGYMLRHRLPFLLLGVAIAAAFFHLLPSPSTAAAPHVSLLETNLALPTRRVLMEDHTEKKGRVPIGVKGKRQKRIVVTGGAGFVGSHLVDRLMERGDSVIVVDNFFTGRKENVLHHMGNPNFELIRHDVVEPILLEVDQIYHLACPASPVHYKFNPVKTIKTNVVGTLNMLGLAKRVGARFLLTSTSEVYGDPLQHPQAETYWGNVNPIGVRSCYDEGKRTAETLAMDYHRGAGIEVRIARIFNTYGPRMCIDDGRVVSNFVAQALRKEPLTVYGDGKQTRSFQYVSDLKV
- the LOC106767732 gene encoding late embryogenesis abundant protein Lea5, which translates into the protein MSPSLSQAKSLRLLLPFHRRGYAVASDVSARVGLGNNIGRRSGIVGGAEEKPVTRDGAKAYSDWAPDPVTGDYRPMNHTPEIDPVELRRMLLKHK
- the LOC106767248 gene encoding UDP-glucuronic acid decarboxylase 2 isoform X1 → MTSELIHRTQTSQFTHRNSDSPPDSNCPPKSTNRIGYMLRHRLPFLLLGVAIAAAFFHLLPSPSTAAAPHVSLLETNLALPTRRVLMEDHTEKKGRVPIGVKGKRQKRIVVTGGAGFVGSHLVDRLMERGDSVIVVDNFFTGRKENVLHHMGNPNFELIRHDVVEPILLEVDQIYHLACPASPVHYKFNPVKTIKTNVVGTLNMLGLAKRVGARFLLTSTSEVYGDPLQHPQAETYWGNVNPIGVRSCYDEGKRTAETLAMDYHRGAGIEVRIARIFNTYGPRMCIDDGRVVSNFVAQALRKEPLTVYGDGKQTRSFQYVSDLVEGLMRLMEGEHVGPFNLGNPGEFTMLELAQVVQETIDPNAKIEFRPNTEDDPHKRKPDISRANELLGWQPSVSLREGLPLMVSDFRQRLFADSKLTAAKSVA
- the LOC106766535 gene encoding uncharacterized protein DDB_G0271670, with the translated sequence MEAMKGGGGRVGVGEDHDISDGMQCTDHPFRNNPGAICAFCLQEKLGKLVSSSFPLPIHAPSSSSSSPSFRSDRPPSSSTTRPSLPPTATSPPAPSSSSSSSSLPHSHYHHYYARRTRLPFLLSKNKKKKPSPNASSHLVLKRSKSTATPRTNHSFLDADHDQDFSPRKRHGFWSFLYLSSKSSKKLNSKSFRDTNTNTNVNVNHPPRISAINSAPGTTSVKPKENTSSASSLRTDIVVQQDTNNSSNSPTAHATSSMERKVSRSRSVGCGSRSFSGDFFERISTGFGDCTLRRVESQREGKTKVGGGGGGAVSRGGDHHHHHCMKERVRCGGLFSGFMMTSSSSSSSSSSYWVSSSAEEGANGKSASVALSHNRGRSWGWAFASPMRAFGGKPSSKESNRRDIIRDANDNKNATPNLSAIPSLLAVRS